The genomic interval tCTTAGTTCCTAGCAAATGTTTCCTTAATAGCTAAAGGATACACTACACTgttgtgtgtgtacacacattctcacacaaaTGTATTTGGATACACAAACTGAAGCAAAGTcaagagagagcaaaaacatgccaaaaacactaaaatattgaTTCAGTAATCAATATAATCaatagaaaatcaataaacaatTTTACTCACATTGGAAGTTAGATAGAAGTTAGAACTTAATTTGGTTTCGGAACCCCTATGATGTCTCAATACATGCATCTACTGCTTCTCACTATCTAGTAACTCAAGGCTACACATCAATTCTTagctttgaaagaaaaaaagaaagaaacaacacTATGTTATAATTTTACAATGAAGCTGACTGGAAAACAGTATTGAATGTGGATCAGGCTAATATATAATCCATTCAATAAGGCAGTACTGGTACCAATACAAATCCCATATATCAGTTCAGAACAACACTagtacatcatttgaacacatcagctgtcctttacatcacATGGAATTTTCATGAAGACAGATTGGACCAGTAGAAATACTCCAAAATTAactggaataaaacctcttcacatttacttacattaagagttAAGAATGTTACCATTCTTAACTccaagttaccattttggacctGCTTATTTTTggacagtggtggtgtgctattAAGCAGCAATGGTTACTTACCCAACACTCCATACTCAGACAGAGAGCTGTTGCACACTGTGTAAGGGGCTTGGTCCGGCGACAGATGGTTAAGTGGGATGCAAAATCGTTTATCCACTTCCTGGTCATGCAGGACATGATGACGGTGACTGTGAAGTTAAAGTGCAAAGCAGCCTTTACCTTTCAAGATAGCACAAAATGTTCAGACAGACAACTTTCTGAGAATACAAGTAGTTCTTTTAAGAaggaaacagaaacaaaataagTGTGTTGACAAATGCCATCAAAGTGAGTCGCGTACTGCGGGGCAGACTTTACAACCATTCCAACTGACAACTGTATGAGACAAGACAGCCTTGGTGATAGTTCAGGGATCTGTCTCAGAGCTGGAGAATTCTCTCAGTAACACTTTTACAATAAGGGTATATGCAATTTAGACATCTTTTCATCTGTGCGTAATCATTAATTCATACATGTAATCTAATAGATATGCCAAATAATAAGATTATTTGATGACATGCCCCaattattttatcatcaacacacaagtgaacagttaaaatagcagGAATATTTcatcactttattttaaggGCCACAAACATCATGAACTCATAAAGAAGTAATGCTTTAGTAATGGTGGATATATAACTTCACAGGCTGTGGATCATCATTTAGTTTTTCTACAGTTTACATGCTGACTATCATGAAGATCTGTATGAACGTCATGAATAGCTGATTTTAACTGATGATGCTGGTAGCTTAATTACTACGTGAATTAATATATTTCTCCTGCATTAAGCCATCAGTAAGATAAGGTTACTTATGCATATTCATGATGACTCAAGATGTATTACAGATGTATGCATTAATGACTACTCACATATGAATTAATGCTTAAATTAAAGCTATGTCAAGTACCTTCATTGTAAAGTGTTACTACACTCTTCTCTCTATAGGTTTTCTCCATCCAGCTATAGTGTCAAACCACAACAGAGAAGCCCTCTCACGTTTTCTCTCCAATCAGAGTtagaaagggagagaggcagaagaAAGGAAGTGATAGGAGTTAAGGCTAGAGATGTGATGTGTTTTGCTAGGTCACTCGGATGTGATGTTTAATTCAGCCTTCAAGTACAATGCAATGAGACAAGCATTTAAAATCTCTCAAAGATCATGGTAATGATGCAGCAGTGATGCAGCCACATTTGGACTTGGAGGACTGTGCAGTTATTGAATAAGAATCGAATGTCAGGTGGCTGCAGAGATAGACTAAGTTTAACTAGACAGAAGTGACTTCACAGGGAATCGCACATgctcttttgtcttttgtaGTTACACTAACCAATCTATTATTATGTAATAGGCAATGCATGGTCCTGGTGGCCCTTTAGTTTCTCTTAATTCTCTCCTCTCCATTAGGCACACATGTTTCTCCcaaagaatgaatgaatcagAGTAAATCACATTGTTAAATAACAATCCGAAATGTAACCAagcaaaaaaaactgaagaaggAATTAGCCCTAATTGGAGACTGTTTGCTGAGCACACTTAATCACAGCTGTGactcaaaagtggttctttgtgCTACAGTGCATTTGGACTATGGGGTAACCGTGGAAACACAGAGAAGCTCGAGGGTAAACACGGTCTCTTCCCCTTGGCTACACCAGTCAGGAGCATAGGACGAACACATTCACAACCACAGATGACTGAATCAATTACTCCTAGCCATTAAGTCCCTAGGTAATGACTGCAGGAGCAGCAGACTGGAGCAAGGCGATATGTTCCCTCCCCTGGCCTCTGCAGGAGACTTGCAGAAAGCAGGGTGGCACAGGATGCTTGCACCAGCCCACAGACAGTATCCATCAATAAACAGGCTTATGAGACAGCATCTGTTTTCTCTTGACTTCCTCTCAATAACAGTTTCTCTTGGAAATGTTCTACTCTAAAGCTTGCGTTTCCTGAGCCAAGCGTAAAGCCACTGGAGTCCATTCAGGAAAACTAAACATCAGAAATGTAGAGCGGAGCAGTAAATGATGCTGCATGTGGTGCGATAAACTGGGGGAGGAAATTTCGGTTAGCATGTCTCTGGGACTGGCAGGCAACAACATATCAAACCAGCAAAGCTGGCTGACAAAGTCCCTCTCACTAGGCTGAAATGAACAGACGTGGGagtgtgtggctgtgttttaGTCCTGCTGTGGGGTATCGTCAAACGGGTTTCCTTCAGCGTCAACAGAAGCAGTACCGTGACAACACCATGTGGGCATCTATCGCATTCCCAGGAGACTCTGTCTGAGACAGACTGACGTCACCTGTCACTGTACAGACATTCAAGGAAGCTGCGCTGCAGAGGGTTTTATTCTGCCATTCTAAATGAATAGGCAGTAGACTGATTGTGTTCGTTAGGTTCATGGAACTGATGCAATCACTGCTTGCTGTGTTCAAGGTCCAGTAAGACGACTTTTACCCAGATGTTTCTTTGTGACACTCTCCTTCAAAGCAAAGGTTGATTTACTCAATAACACAGTAACTTACGGTTagcattcataaggctacatgacatgTATCTATGCTATTCATGCACTGGCACAAAATATATGGGGGCACAGGTGACATGTCCCCTTTACTTTTTGAAATTATGTGAGATAAATCTAGGGAGTCTTGGGGTTGAGAAAAAAGTTACACAAATTAAATGGGTGGTTTTACCATAAAATCTCCCACTACAATACTTTTGCATCTCAAATTAAAGACAAGCACAGCATCATTATAGCCAGCAGTGTCTTCTTCTGCGCATTTGGCAGCCTTTTATATGTCATAAATTTATTCTGGGAAATCAAGTGCTCGTGAATCCCTAACTACATTTTTTTACTATGGATCTCATCTGTGCAGCaggactgtctgtctgtctaatatATCCATTTATGTTTACCTTGGTTGTTTACTCTGAGTTTGAGTGAATCAAGTAGTTCAAGTCTTGAACAACATGAGTCTGACTGGCTGCTGATGCACACAGTTATGAAGTTATGACCTACACATATGAATTATGCGCAACATGCAGCCTGGAcaaataatttattgtatttcaaAGTTCTGTTGATTATGACAATCAACAGAACAAACATTGCTAATGACTATGCAAATTATTCTTTGTAAGATATATGAATATGGTACTATATGAATATAGTATTACATCTGAAACTTGTCTGCACCAATTTTCACTCCTGCTTAGACAACTGGCATAAACCTATATAAACATTATGAAGGCTTATTTCAAAAAGTATCAGTTGTCATTAGACTCTCTGGAGTGAAGGTGACAAAAGTAGCCTCTATGTCTACTGATGCTCATAGGAATAAACCTATAAGTCTTTATATAGGTTTGTGAAAGGCCTATGTAGTCATGCAGCCTTGGGAAAGCCCTATATTTGTGTTACCCTTCAATCTTTGTTTAAAAATTATGGTGCCAAAAATGGCTctataaaagaaccacttttaattTTCTAAATAAGCTTTCAAAGGATGTTTTTTGAGGAATCTTTCTTTAAATGAGCTGTGCATCCTCCACACAATGTGCATCCTCCACACTTGTAAaagttctataccaattaaacACTTTTCCTAAAACCACACATACAAGCCAAGAATCATttattgttgtgtgtgttgtgttgatgtTGATACTGTAGGTTTAGCACAATGGTGTACTGTATTTGCATTCTTACCTGAAGGTTCCTCTCTCCACATCCTGCCCACTCAGTCTCACATGAATTCCATCTTTCAGCAGAGAGCCAAAGGCCATATACTCCCCCAGAGCCCAGTCCACTGTACGTTTACTAACCATGTCAGCCCGGCCTCGTAAGATCCTCGAAACTCCTGGGATTTTCCACAGAAACAGgttgcacaaacaaacaaaatataagCATAATTCAGGTAAATTCTGCTTCtcatttcttcatttctgcCTCTCAATTCTTATTTACTTGTACAGAAGGTGTACACTCTTACATATAAGGATTTCTAcaggcacatttatttttaagagtgtttagAAAAAGCAACTTAGGCTTCCTAATAAAAACCACAATATACAAGCATTCACACTAGCCCAGGTACCTGCACTCCCCCTACTGGCTAATAGCAGGTAATGAGTACCAAGTAATAACATGAGTGAAAGCATGCGCTATATTAAACCAAAGCAAGGAAAAAGACAAGGCCTTTAAATAACAGCCTGCTAGCTTCTAATGCCTTAACCTAACTGAGTAAATGGTTATTTCACTGGACATAATGAGAAATCTAATCTATCTTAATTTAGGGAAATGTACTGATTTATAGGGAGTTTCTATATACTGACTTGTGACTGCTGACTTTGCAATTTTGTGTTCAAGAAAGGCGATGAAAATGCATTTGCTGGAATGTTTTGGTTAGCAAGCATCCCTTTATAGCTCTTCTACGTCCAGAGTACTGAGAAGCCCCAACCTGACTGTAGCACCAGGCTTACAGTGAGTTCGTCCACAGTAACACCACAGCCATTCAGCACTAAACACTGGGTAAAGCAGTAATATGTTGGACTGAGACTATCTGAGGCTCACCACTGTGAATGGAGAAGTCCTGCAGAGGGACGGAGCTGGCAGCCTCGCCAATGTGCTTCAGGACCTCATCAGTCAGCCCAGTAGGGGGATAGCTCATACACTTTGGTTCACCCTCAGCTGTGAAGAAGTCTTAACACAGAATCGTAGATTGTTAAAGCTTCTTGAAATACAGCTAAATATAACCATTCCATTTTTAATGGTTAAGGAAGAAGGGAAACAACTGTACTTGGCCAAGGTGAGTCTAGCCAGTGGCGGATGTGTAGTATCTTCTCATCTTTGGAGGCAGTGTATGCTTCTTCACAGATTTTGTCATACTTGGCCACTTCCTCCTGTAAACGGTAACCAGTATTCGCATGTCTGATGGTGTACAAACATCGCATACTGTTTATACACCAACCACCATCTTTATCAAGAAATGGAGGGACATGACACATTTGTGACAAATGATTCATTAGAAATGGCACCTATAGTGCTATGGTGTACGGAAAACAGTGAGCTTCAAGTCACAATTTATTCCCTAAGTGAATTCCCCTGAGCAATGGCAGTGAGTGGAAAGTGACAGGGACGCTGTTGTAAATAAAACGAGCTGTCGCCGGGCCAGACAGAATGTCAGCTATACTCGCTGGAAGGATGGCTGTGTCCAAGCTTTGTGGTTCCTACAGCAACTAACCTGGGAGGGGGGCTGAGTGGCTGATATGAGTTTGTAGGAATAGCAGCGAGAGTGAATGGGTGGAGCACAGTACAAATGTGGCATCACCAGAGCAAAAAGACATTGCCTGAACAACTGAAAACAACCTCCATCAACTGTCTGGATAACCAacccacacaacacacacatacgaAGGGAAGGACATCACTCACTAAAGGTCTGGAAAGAACACCATTTGCAATCAAAGGTTTAGGCTACACATAGACCCAGCTTAAGAAATGAATTAGCATGATACAGAGAAAACATCATATACCTTTACTGCCTTTCCTTTGCTTTGCAATGCAGTAAAAGTATATTAGGAACCTCTTAATGGGTGATGGTTCAAATAATTAGTCTGTATTATTTTGACCAAACTAAGTTACATTTGTTGAGGCACATTTAACAGACACTCATCTGAAATGTCTGAGTTTGTTGGAGAgattgtttacatctgttcatttcaaaaatgaataaaatccaGAGGTGTCTAACTTTTGCAAACCACTGTATTGTGCAGCCTCAATTAGAATTAACATGATTCCTGATTCAAAAGCTCAAAGATAATGTCAATTACATTCATCATATATGCACCCATCATGGACTGTATAACTGTTATATTGTATCCCAAGAGACAAACCTCAAACTCCTGCAGAGTAACCACACCCTCAGAGATGAGCTTGTCTGCATATTTCTTCAGCACATGCTCTTGCTTGCGTATCTGCTTGTACATCAGAGGTTGAGTAAACATGGGCTCGTCCATCTCATTGTGGCCAAAGCGCCGGTAACAAACCTATAACCATTTATGGATATACATTTTAGGATGCTATCCATTTTCTATGTTGTGAAACTTTATTATGAAAGCATGATAtctaatgcatattttaaaaaaataatttctatACAAATACTgtacacatttattattaaaaaaaaatgctggtcTCATCTGTCTTCATCTATCTGGATCTGTGCATACTTCTAAAAATAATGGAGTCATTCTTTGGATTAATTCTACATCCCCCACCCTTTTACTccaaagaaaaagatttttatctaaagaaaaaaaaaaaactaaatggtCTGAAAAGTACTGGGAAGGTTTTTTCTTATATACTTAAAATCTTGGGTAGAAAATCTAGTCAGTATAATATCCTTAATAACCTATTGTATGATTGTAGGAGTGAGGTTGGTGGCTCGGTGGTTCAAACTGTATTatatctgttttttgtttttattttctacagATTAAAGATTAAAGGTTAAACTCTTAAAAGGCAATGGTGCAGCAGTGggaccaaagttttattacacattttataaCCTAAGTATAgcttagccagtttgcattaaaatccctgtagttactgaataatacgctttagtatgtaataaccATGGGATTTTACGGGGTTAATAAACAGGATTAGGAGTGACGTCAtccccaaagaacctttcaacagAGTTGTGCAAGtggaaaaacctatttaaagAGCCCTCCCATAACGTTAAAGTTCCATATGAATTCAAGGTTTTTCTATAGTTGTACACCCTAACCAAAGCTATTTATGTTTAAGAATGTAGTTTATGCCAGTTAGTACTCACCAGGTCTATGACCACATCCTTGTTAAAGGTGCTCCTCCACTCTGCAGCCACtctacacacatacatcacagcCTCAGGGTCATCAGCATTGACATGGAAGATGGGTGCATTGACCACGCGAGCCACATCAGTGGGGTAGGGAGAAGAGCGTGCCATTCGCGGATCAGTGGTAAAGCCAATCTGGCAATACCAGATAAAGCTAATCAATCTAATACATAAGCAAAGGTCAGGAGTTCAAATTGTCTGTACAAATAATGCCTGATTTCTGTAATCTGGCTTTAGCATGAAATCAGTCACAATCCTCGATATACCACTCAGTGAAAGAGCCTTGATCTTTACCTGATTGTTGACAACAACATGGATGGTGCCAAGAGTGGTGTATGAGGGGAGCTCACTGAGATGGAAGGTTTCATAGACAACTCCTTGACCAGCAAATGCTGCATCACCATGCATCAGAATAGACATCACCTGAGtaagagagggaagaaaaatGTACTAAGCTAACAAATTCTGGACAAGGTTACCAGTCTTtcaaagtaatctcaaatataTTTGTAAAGTAAATTAATTTCGGTACGCTGTATAAGTTCTGCATTTTGTACTTAAGCATGTTACTATTTTAAGCTAAACTGAAGCTACACTGCCTTGATTACTCTAACTTCAGTAGAGTGGGtggtatattttaatattttcatactgtttacatactaaattaaacaacattaaaaaaataaaaataaaatgggcATGCTGTGTGCCTTTTaagcacatttttctttttcaaaatatgcttGATTAGCCCTGTGCTGTACTGTAGGTGGATGGAAGCATAAATGATGTGTAAAGTTGACATGAATTGCTTTTTCCCATCACTCTTACCAGCAGTGGAGATTCACATCTCTGCTAGAAGTGTTAAGGTACCATTTAAAAAACAGAcagtttttcaagggttctttagtaaagggaattgtatataaaattatttcatACTTAtatgcttctttgcatggtaaaatgtttctttcgattgatggagaacatgttgaatatggatctatatagaaccatgttggAAATAGTTTTATACAGCACCAACAAGGGTTCTTCTGCtattacaagcttggcatcataataatagcagaacccattttgctgctatacagaaccattttcaaaaaggtttcatatagaaccatatacaacacattctccatcaaactgattaacgatttcaccatgcaaagaaacagctgatggcatgaaatggttctaaaagaactcatggttctaaccAAATTTTCTTTACTTTGAGAGATGTAAGAGGTAATACATTCTaaaattgtgtttgtattttcactttaattatAGGTCTATAACATAGTGAATCCCACCTGACCTACATGCTTACCAGCAATGACAGGTTTTCTTAGAAAGTTCTGCCTAATCAAGTGATGTTTTGGGCTATCCTGTTGAATGTATATCTAACATGTTAATGGGATAACGTGGGCACAAGACCTGTTTTGGTATATGAACTGGAAATAATATCAATCTTGCTCTTTATATATGAAAAAAGTGGTATAGTTGAGATTCATGGTCCATCACAAATCTAAAAGAAATGGTTGACCAAAAAATCTAAGGCTGTTTGCCCAAGCGTAGCTGTTTggtcaaaacatgtttggtgtctgtagTGTGTTTCTTAATTTTGCAATAGACTTAAAAGATTTTGGGTGGCAGGCTTCCATTACACATTAACTACGTTAGCCTCATGTCTCTACTGCAATCCTTAGATATACTCTGCTCAGGAATTTGTTCATTTGACATTACCTTCTTCCCTTCAGTGTCTCCTCTATAGAACTGCTCTGCTTTAGTTTTGCCCTGCACTACAGGGTCCACTGCCTCCAGGTGAGAGGGGTTAGCCATGAGCGACAGAGTGATGTTCTTATCTGTCTCCCTGTTGATTCGCTCATGGTACATACCCAGGTGATACTTCACATCTCCTGAGCCCTGTGGAGCAAACATATACCTCTGTAATTCATATTTTCCATGCAATACAAGACATAGGATCTGAAGCGTTGTTAGACTCTACTTCACTATACCTCATCTGCAGCTTCAAGTTTGGGATCAAACTGGCAGAATATCTGATCAAGATCTTTCCGAACAACATTGGCCAGCACGTTCAGTCGACCCCTGTGCATCAGAGAGTGTTATTCCTGTTGATAAGAGCTTATTAATAGAGGGTGAGAACAAAAATAATagagatgacatacctgtggggCATGCCTATGATTACACTCTCTATTCCAGCTGCACTCGACCTGTCAATGATCATCTTCAAGGCAGGTATAAGGACTTCACAGCCCTCTAAGCCAAAGCGCTTCTCTGAAGACCACTTGCGGGCCAGGAAGTCCTCAAAACTGCACCATCAATATGAGTAAGTATAGTGAAAGAGATTCTATACAACAATGTAGGAAAACCTACAGCAACCTTTAGCACATATGACTATGTAACTTTTCCTCATCTTCTCATCTTTCCCTCATAGTGAAATATTAGAAGGAGACAATGAAGCCCATAGTGATAGTGATTATATAAGCTCTCTATACAACTCCTTATATCAAATTACTTTCTACTCACTGACCGAGTTGAGCGCACAAGTCTGGCCAGCAGtgtcctcttctctctgtcagtaaatttcatgattccCGGAGTCTCAAATTTCTGGCGGATCCACTGACACTGTTCTACGTTGTTGATGAACATGAATTCCATGCCAATATGACCACAGTATGATGTCTGTAAGTACACATAAACAGtacatagtactgtgcaaaagtcagagaccactcttcatttatttaatatccagtaCAAAGTTCAAGTACATGTACAAGTTAACCagtttttaggagatatttctgaggagacaGCACTTTTATGTTTGAGGGACAAGGTAAAATCAAGCCCCACTCTTGCTTccaatctgaaaaaatccacaggtgggAACACAATGCTATGAATCTAAAAGGACACAGCTGTCAATAAGCAGCACTGAGAAAcggaaatagaaaaaaatataaaaagaagaaattttgCTAATcacacaaagaagctgctggtgttctctgaaCAATAGACTGGGCAACTCAAAAACCCAGACATCAACATCactcaatgtgtttgggattacttggatcgtaAGAAGCATTCTAAGAtagaactttggaggtgtgtaaaaac from Pygocentrus nattereri isolate fPygNat1 chromosome 5, fPygNat1.pri, whole genome shotgun sequence carries:
- the ogdhl gene encoding 2-oxoglutarate dehydrogenase-like, mitochondrial, whose product is MSQFRSLAGVLRGGGLWMLGRNAPGRGCSSRVTQLSPSVLSSSYVEEMYYAWLEDPRSVHESWDAYFRNAQASSPVGEAEERRPSMLLQGRAMSQTPAMSLKVVEDHLAVHNLIRAYQIRGHHVAQLDPLGILTADIDSFVPSDLITTIDKLGFYGLDESDLDKTFQLPSTTFIGGHETTLPLREIIHRLETSYCGHIGMEFMFINNVEQCQWIRQKFETPGIMKFTDREKRTLLARLVRSTRFEDFLARKWSSEKRFGLEGCEVLIPALKMIIDRSSAAGIESVIIGMPHRGRLNVLANVVRKDLDQIFCQFDPKLEAADEGSGDVKYHLGMYHERINRETDKNITLSLMANPSHLEAVDPVVQGKTKAEQFYRGDTEGKKVMSILMHGDAAFAGQGVVYETFHLSELPSYTTLGTIHVVVNNQIGFTTDPRMARSSPYPTDVARVVNAPIFHVNADDPEAVMYVCRVAAEWRSTFNKDVVIDLVCYRRFGHNEMDEPMFTQPLMYKQIRKQEHVLKKYADKLISEGVVTLQEFEEEVAKYDKICEEAYTASKDEKILHIRHWLDSPWPNFFTAEGEPKCMSYPPTGLTDEVLKHIGEAASSVPLQDFSIHSGVSRILRGRADMVSKRTVDWALGEYMAFGSLLKDGIHVRLSGQDVERGTFSHRHHVLHDQEVDKRFCIPLNHLSPDQAPYTVCNSSLSEYGVLGFELGFAMASPNALVCWEAQFGDFHNTAQCIIDQFISSGQAKWVRNNGIVLLLPHGMEGMGPEHSSARPERFLQMSKDDPDRYPEFTGDFEVQQLYDCNWIVVNCSTPANYFHVLRRQILLPFRKPLIIFTPKSLLRLPEARSSFDEMTTGTKFRRIIPDEGPASKNPGKVKRVIFCTGKVYYELAKERKQLKLEDTVAVVRLEQISPFPFDLIKAEVELYDNAEMIWCQEEHKNMGYYDYVRPRFLTVLSNKKPVWYVGRDPAAAPATGNKFTHLAELKRFMDTAFDLSAFEGRSF